The Anabaena sp. WA102 genome contains a region encoding:
- a CDS encoding FAD-dependent hydroxylase yields MSISPLTPTLSSPHAPTETYWGYDYDLVIVGGGIVGLTLAAALKDSGLKILLIEARVASAAVAKGQAYAVHLLSAQIFQGIGLWDKILPNIAKYNQVRLSDADYPDVVNFQTDDLGTSELGYVAEHYALLAPLQEFVQSCANVTILCPAEVVSTQNERDIVTINIKIGDENRIIRSKLLVAADGSKSPIRQAAGIKTKGWKYWQSCIVAFVKPEKSHNNTAYEKFWSSGPFAILPLPGNRCRIVWTAPHEEAKALCALNDEEFLAELTKRYGQQMGKLELLGDRFIFQVQLMQSDRYVLPRLALIGDAAHNCHPVGGQGLNLGIRDAAALAEIIQTAHQKRQDIGNISILKQYESWRKKENLAILGFTDLLDRVFSNNFLPVVIIRRLGLWIMQRVPIVKIFALKLMLGLKGKTPQLAKR; encoded by the coding sequence ATGTCCATCTCCCCGCTTACTCCTACCCTTTCATCCCCCCACGCCCCCACAGAAACCTACTGGGGATATGATTATGATTTGGTCATAGTCGGTGGTGGCATTGTCGGCTTAACCCTAGCCGCAGCTTTAAAAGATTCTGGTTTAAAAATTCTCCTCATTGAAGCTAGAGTTGCATCAGCCGCAGTGGCTAAAGGACAGGCTTATGCTGTACATCTACTGTCCGCCCAAATTTTCCAAGGAATTGGTTTATGGGACAAAATTCTCCCCAACATTGCTAAATATAACCAAGTGCGTCTCTCCGATGCTGATTATCCTGATGTGGTGAACTTCCAAACCGATGATTTAGGGACATCAGAATTAGGTTATGTAGCAGAACACTATGCGCTGTTAGCACCTTTACAGGAATTTGTTCAAAGTTGTGCAAATGTAACCATCTTGTGTCCAGCGGAAGTAGTAAGTACACAAAACGAAAGAGATATAGTTACTATTAATATCAAAATTGGCGACGAAAATCGGATAATTCGCAGTAAATTGTTAGTCGCTGCTGATGGTTCAAAATCTCCCATTCGTCAAGCTGCGGGCATTAAAACCAAAGGTTGGAAATATTGGCAATCATGTATTGTGGCCTTTGTGAAACCAGAAAAATCTCACAATAACACCGCTTACGAAAAATTTTGGTCTAGTGGTCCCTTTGCCATTTTACCCTTACCGGGAAACCGTTGTCGCATTGTTTGGACTGCACCCCATGAAGAAGCAAAAGCTTTGTGTGCGTTGAATGATGAGGAATTTTTAGCGGAACTAACTAAACGCTATGGTCAGCAAATGGGGAAATTGGAATTATTGGGAGACAGGTTTATTTTTCAGGTACAGTTAATGCAGAGCGATCGCTATGTTCTCCCCAGATTAGCATTAATAGGTGATGCCGCCCATAACTGTCATCCCGTTGGTGGACAAGGTTTAAACTTAGGAATTCGGGACGCAGCCGCATTAGCCGAAATCATCCAAACCGCCCATCAAAAGCGTCAAGATATTGGTAATATTTCCATACTCAAGCAATATGAAAGCTGGAGAAAAAAAGAAAACCTTGCAATTTTAGGTTTCACCGACTTATTAGATCGAGTTTTTTCTAACAACTTCTTACCAGTGGTAATAATTCGCCGTTTGGGTTTGTGGATTATGCAAAGAGTTCCCATAGTGAAAATATTCGCCCTGAAATTAATGCTTGGCTTAAAAGGAAAAACTCCACAACTAGCCAAACGCTGA
- a CDS encoding histidine phosphatase family protein, producing MTLNLYLLRHGETTFSQSGNFCGETDADLTKEGMQMASSFADVYQKLDWSAVYVSPMKRAISTAKPFCDATGMKMQVREGLREGSYGQWETKSKSFAQENYSENYVKWLTEPAWNAPIGGETAVDIANRSMPVIAEIQEKHSQGNVLVVSHKATIRIMLCSLLGIDLGRYRYRVNILVASVSMVKFDVNGPLLEILGDRHHLPDHIRSRAGT from the coding sequence ATGACACTCAATTTATATTTACTGCGGCATGGCGAAACTACTTTTAGTCAAAGTGGTAATTTCTGTGGTGAAACTGATGCAGATTTGACAAAAGAAGGGATGCAAATGGCATCTAGTTTTGCTGATGTATATCAAAAATTGGACTGGTCAGCGGTTTATGTTAGTCCAATGAAACGCGCTATTTCCACTGCCAAGCCATTTTGTGATGCTACTGGTATGAAGATGCAGGTGCGGGAAGGACTTAGAGAAGGTAGTTATGGACAATGGGAAACTAAGAGTAAATCGTTTGCTCAAGAAAATTACTCAGAAAACTATGTAAAATGGTTGACAGAACCGGCTTGGAATGCACCCATTGGTGGAGAAACTGCGGTAGATATTGCTAACCGTTCTATGCCTGTAATTGCGGAAATTCAAGAAAAACATTCCCAAGGTAATGTTTTAGTCGTTTCCCATAAAGCCACGATTCGGATTATGCTTTGCAGTTTACTGGGGATTGATTTGGGACGGTATCGTTATCGGGTAAATATTTTGGTCGCTTCAGTAAGTATGGTGAAATTTGACGTGAATGGTCCTTTGTTGGAAATATTAGGAGACCGACATCATCTACCTGATCATATTCGCTCTCGTGCCGGAACATAA
- the mrdA gene encoding penicillin-binding protein 2 → MAILPSLLSITKNTRTVGRGVQSTFVILFTLLMLSGIGARLIYLQIIEGKNHRIRAESNRIRIIPKQPERGNIFDRNGKLLASTRYPRSVYLWPMAHTKASWSVVGPRLAKILDTPQTDIEKILEQSAVNPSSLIRIARNLNEAQVTALKEYENELPGVEINTEAVRYYPYGQELAHILGYTREVTAEQLQKRKAEGYRLGDVMGQMGAEKAYEKLLRGEWGGQQVEVDGSGSPLRVLGSKQAKAGNDLHLTIDLDMQIAAEKALGKRNGAIVAIDPKNGAVLAMVSHPTFDPNIFSKQKLSQKDWETVQGSGHPLVNRAISAFPPASTFKIVTTTAALESGKFSPDTVLQTYGSLTIGGTRFGEWNHAGFGPLGFVGAMQWSSDTFFYQIAKKVGGPTLIEWTRKYGFGRKTGFDFTTQEAKGLVPDETWKHKVWKRDWTVGDTINMSIGQGALQATPLQTAVMFAVPANGGYLVQPHLLKDNEEAKSWRESLNLKPTTVKVLREGLRKVVSEGTGKVLNVPNLPLVAGKSGTAEAWRGGVKENHAWFGAYAPADKPEILVVAFAEHSGGGGGSVAAPMILEIMEKHFARK, encoded by the coding sequence ATGGCTATTTTACCATCATTACTTAGTATAACAAAAAATACACGCACAGTTGGACGTGGTGTTCAATCCACATTTGTAATTCTATTCACATTATTAATGTTATCTGGAATTGGCGCTAGATTAATATATTTACAAATTATCGAAGGAAAAAATCACCGCATCCGGGCAGAATCCAACCGCATTCGGATTATTCCCAAACAACCAGAAAGAGGTAATATTTTTGATAGAAATGGTAAATTATTAGCCAGCACCCGTTATCCCCGATCTGTGTATTTATGGCCAATGGCACATACCAAAGCATCTTGGTCGGTAGTTGGTCCACGTTTAGCCAAAATTCTCGACACTCCCCAAACAGATATCGAGAAAATACTTGAACAATCTGCTGTCAATCCTTCATCACTAATTCGCATTGCTCGAAATTTAAACGAAGCACAGGTAACAGCATTAAAGGAGTATGAAAATGAACTACCCGGAGTAGAAATAAATACGGAAGCTGTGCGTTATTACCCTTATGGTCAAGAGTTGGCTCACATACTTGGATATACCCGTGAAGTTACTGCTGAACAGTTGCAAAAAAGGAAAGCTGAAGGCTACCGATTGGGAGATGTTATGGGTCAAATGGGGGCAGAAAAAGCTTATGAAAAATTGTTAAGAGGTGAATGGGGCGGTCAGCAGGTAGAAGTAGATGGTAGTGGTAGTCCTTTACGCGTATTGGGAAGTAAGCAAGCAAAAGCTGGTAATGATTTGCACTTAACTATAGATTTAGATATGCAAATTGCCGCAGAAAAAGCTTTAGGTAAACGCAATGGCGCAATAGTCGCAATTGACCCCAAAAATGGGGCTGTCTTAGCAATGGTGTCTCATCCCACCTTTGACCCCAATATTTTTTCTAAACAAAAACTTTCTCAAAAAGATTGGGAAACCGTTCAAGGTTCTGGTCATCCTTTAGTTAATCGGGCCATTAGCGCCTTTCCTCCAGCCAGTACATTTAAAATTGTCACCACAACGGCTGCACTAGAATCAGGTAAATTTTCTCCTGATACAGTATTACAAACCTACGGTTCTTTAACTATTGGTGGAACTAGGTTTGGTGAATGGAATCACGCTGGTTTTGGTCCTTTAGGTTTTGTCGGGGCGATGCAGTGGAGTAGCGATACTTTCTTTTATCAAATTGCTAAGAAAGTTGGTGGACCAACATTGATTGAATGGACTCGTAAATATGGATTTGGTCGAAAAACTGGTTTTGACTTTACTACACAAGAAGCTAAAGGTTTAGTTCCCGATGAAACTTGGAAACACAAGGTATGGAAAAGAGATTGGACTGTGGGTGATACTATAAATATGTCCATTGGCCAAGGGGCTTTACAAGCTACTCCTTTACAAACCGCTGTGATGTTTGCTGTACCTGCCAATGGTGGCTATCTAGTCCAACCCCATTTATTGAAGGATAATGAAGAAGCTAAAAGCTGGAGAGAATCATTAAATCTCAAACCCACAACGGTCAAAGTTCTCCGGGAAGGATTGCGGAAGGTAGTTAGTGAAGGTACAGGTAAGGTACTAAATGTCCCCAATCTTCCTCTGGTAGCTGGCAAAAGTGGTACTGCTGAAGCTTGGAGAGGAGGGGTTAAAGAAAATCACGCTTGGTTTGGCGCTTATGCACCTGCGGATAAGCCAGAAATTTTAGTGGTTGCCTTTGCTGAACATTCCGGTGGTGGTGGTGGTAGTGTCGCTGCACCCATGATTTTAGAAATCATGGAAAAACATTTTGCTCGAAAATAG
- a CDS encoding ABC transporter ATP-binding protein, which produces MARTAMQNQRGLKPLQPLDVELRNVFKFFNQEPAVHGVDLDVRQGEFFSILGPSGCGKTTTLRLIAGFERVDAGKLLIQGQLMTDVPPYRRPVNTVFQSYALFNHLNVWENIAFGLRLKKISKSEIASRVTDALKLVKMESLRSRLPSQLSGGQQQRVALARALVNRPAVILLDEPLGALDLKLRKEMQVELSNLHKDLGLTFVMVTHDQEEALCLSDRIAVMNQGKIEQIGTPSEIYERPQTPFVADFIGDTNLFSGEIVEVDAESMKISTKTGLTMIVSRHEQTPLEIAQSVVVSVRPEKIQLSLYPTNILTNCFEGRLINVMYLGTHVNYVVELINGVHLNVLQPNTYASLPDRNTPIYAWWEKFDCLAISQDVN; this is translated from the coding sequence ATGGCTCGAACTGCGATGCAGAATCAAAGAGGTTTAAAACCACTACAGCCACTTGATGTTGAATTGCGTAATGTATTCAAGTTTTTCAACCAAGAACCCGCAGTACACGGAGTGGATTTGGATGTTAGACAGGGAGAGTTTTTTAGCATTTTAGGTCCCTCTGGTTGTGGAAAGACAACTACGCTCCGCTTGATTGCTGGATTTGAAAGGGTGGATGCTGGTAAGTTACTCATTCAAGGTCAGTTAATGACTGATGTTCCTCCTTATCGGCGACCTGTGAATACTGTATTTCAAAGTTATGCTTTATTTAACCACTTGAATGTGTGGGAAAATATTGCTTTTGGATTGCGATTGAAAAAAATATCCAAATCGGAAATTGCTAGTCGCGTTACAGATGCTTTAAAGCTAGTAAAAATGGAAAGTTTGCGATCGCGTCTTCCTAGTCAACTCTCCGGTGGTCAACAACAGCGGGTAGCCTTAGCCAGGGCTTTGGTTAATCGTCCCGCAGTTATTCTCCTCGATGAACCTTTGGGAGCATTAGACTTAAAACTTCGCAAGGAGATGCAGGTTGAGTTATCCAATCTTCACAAGGATTTAGGGTTAACTTTTGTGATGGTGACACATGATCAGGAAGAAGCATTATGTTTATCTGATCGCATTGCGGTGATGAATCAAGGCAAAATAGAACAAATTGGTACTCCTAGCGAGATTTACGAACGTCCTCAAACACCTTTTGTGGCTGACTTCATTGGTGATACTAATCTATTTAGCGGTGAAATTGTGGAAGTAGATGCAGAATCTATGAAAATTTCTACTAAAACCGGATTAACGATGATTGTTAGTCGTCACGAACAAACTCCCCTAGAAATAGCTCAAAGTGTTGTTGTTAGTGTCCGTCCTGAAAAAATTCAACTTTCCCTTTATCCCACTAATATACTCACAAATTGTTTTGAGGGACGGCTAATTAATGTCATGTATTTAGGGACTCATGTTAATTATGTTGTGGAATTAATCAATGGTGTTCACCTCAATGTTTTACAACCTAATACTTATGCTAGTTTACCAGATAGGAATACACCCATTTATGCTTGGTGGGAAAAATTTGACTGTTTAGCTATTAGTCAAGATGTAAATTAA
- a CDS encoding polyamine ABC transporter substrate-binding protein: MTNRRNFLKKTAAFSTLSLGSCGWRLANVGSNYISSNQSGKLYIYTWTQYTDKELITTFTTQTGVKVIADVYESNDVMLAKLQAGGGGTYSIIYPSDYMVQKMAEKGLLMEIDHSRLIGLDNLFPQFNNPTYDPNNRYSLPFNWGTTGLLYNSEQLVNAPEDWEYLWQNQDKLNKRFTLLNDVREVMGATLRMLGYSYNSQNENEVKQAYQKLQILKPAIAAFDTDAWQNKILAGDLAIAMCYSADAVKISQENPKLKFVIPRSGSSLWTDTIVIPKSNPNIAGAYAWINLILQPEVAAKISERLYISTPNRAGFENLPKAIQENTNLFPPESLLAKCERLTPLGKFEEIYERYWTQLLT; this comes from the coding sequence ATGACTAACAGACGTAATTTTCTCAAAAAAACGGCGGCATTTTCTACCTTATCTTTAGGTAGTTGTGGTTGGCGACTAGCTAATGTGGGGTCAAACTATATTAGCTCTAATCAAAGTGGCAAACTATATATTTATACCTGGACTCAATATACAGATAAAGAATTAATAACTACCTTCACGACCCAAACAGGTGTGAAAGTAATAGCAGATGTATATGAATCCAATGATGTCATGTTAGCTAAGTTGCAAGCCGGAGGTGGTGGTACTTATAGCATTATTTACCCCTCTGACTATATGGTACAAAAGATGGCGGAAAAAGGGTTATTGATGGAAATAGATCATAGCCGTTTAATTGGCTTAGATAATTTATTTCCCCAATTTAATAATCCTACTTATGACCCGAATAATCGTTATAGTCTTCCTTTTAATTGGGGAACAACGGGTTTATTATACAACTCAGAACAACTGGTAAATGCCCCAGAAGATTGGGAGTATCTTTGGCAAAATCAAGATAAACTCAATAAACGATTTACCTTACTCAATGATGTGCGAGAGGTAATGGGTGCAACATTACGGATGTTGGGCTATTCCTATAATTCCCAAAATGAAAATGAGGTTAAACAAGCATATCAGAAATTGCAGATATTAAAACCTGCGATCGCCGCTTTTGATACTGACGCTTGGCAAAATAAGATTCTGGCGGGAGATTTAGCGATAGCTATGTGTTATTCTGCTGATGCCGTCAAAATTTCTCAAGAAAACCCCAAGCTCAAATTTGTAATTCCTCGTAGTGGTTCTTCATTATGGACTGATACCATCGTCATTCCCAAATCTAATCCGAATATAGCTGGTGCTTATGCCTGGATTAACTTAATTTTGCAACCAGAAGTAGCAGCGAAAATTTCCGAACGTTTATATATTTCTACTCCTAATCGGGCAGGATTTGAAAATTTACCAAAAGCAATTCAAGAGAATACTAATTTATTTCCTCCTGAATCACTTTTAGCAAAGTGTGAACGTCTAACTCCTTTAGGAAAATTTGAAGAGATTTATGAACGTTATTGGACTCAATTACTAACTTAA
- a CDS encoding ABC transporter permease, with protein MESSSNIKKIEKLQPDWKNWLPTWGLLTPSGIWLLMLLVLPTLIIFELSLVPDIRPGDLVNPSGLGNYIRIFESLYLKVIFNSLFLAFGTTIMTLILGFPVAYWIALTAPKRWQNLLLLAFVLPLWTSSLLRSYAWITILRPTGLLNSILASFSLPAVNILNSNSAVLIGMSYSLLPYMVLILYASLEKLDKQLLEAAADLGANPVQTFWKVTVPQVLPGITAGSLLVFITGLGDFIDPELLGGASSMTAARLVYNQFLGASQNWGFGSALSMALILMVSIAISFVIKFDQTK; from the coding sequence ATGGAATCTTCTAGCAACATCAAAAAAATCGAGAAATTACAACCTGATTGGAAAAATTGGCTACCGACCTGGGGATTACTAACACCATCTGGTATTTGGTTATTAATGTTGCTAGTTTTGCCAACATTAATAATTTTTGAATTAAGTTTAGTCCCAGATATTCGACCAGGTGATTTAGTAAATCCCAGTGGATTAGGTAACTATATTCGCATTTTTGAATCACTTTATTTAAAAGTAATATTTAATTCACTTTTTTTGGCATTTGGAACTACTATTATGACCTTGATTTTAGGCTTTCCCGTTGCTTATTGGATTGCTTTGACAGCACCAAAACGGTGGCAAAATTTGTTATTATTAGCCTTTGTTTTGCCTTTATGGACTTCTTCCTTATTGCGTTCTTACGCATGGATTACAATTTTACGTCCTACCGGATTATTAAATAGTATATTAGCCAGTTTTAGTTTACCTGCTGTGAATATTTTGAACAGTAACTCAGCAGTATTAATTGGCATGAGTTACAGCTTGTTACCTTATATGGTGTTAATTTTATATGCTTCTTTGGAAAAGTTAGATAAGCAGCTATTAGAAGCTGCTGCTGATTTGGGTGCAAATCCAGTGCAAACCTTTTGGAAAGTGACTGTACCTCAAGTTTTACCAGGAATCACTGCTGGTTCGCTGCTAGTTTTTATTACTGGGTTAGGGGATTTTATAGACCCAGAATTACTGGGTGGTGCTTCGAGTATGACCGCTGCGCGGTTAGTTTATAATCAGTTTCTGGGCGCTAGTCAAAATTGGGGTTTCGGTTCAGCATTGAGTATGGCATTAATTTTGATGGTGAGTATTGCCATTTCTTTTGTAATTAAATTTGATCAAACTAAATAA
- a CDS encoding protein kinase domain-containing protein, producing MLLNNRYRILRTLGSGGFGETYLAEDTQMPSQHRCVIKQLKPIQNNTQIYQLVQERFQREAAILEQLGSTSNQIPSLYAYFQFNDQFYLVQELIEGDTVTEKIQQYGLLTEIAVREILLSLLPVLEYVHSKRIIHRDIKPDNIILRHHDGKPVLIDFGAVRESMGTVVNLQGNPTSSIIIGTPGFMPSEQASGRPVYSSDLYSLGLTAIYLLTGKIPQELPTEPTMGNILWRHFAPHLNVDFGDILDKAIAYHPRERFTAARDMLEALETLSNPVAPAFVAKPTVIAAPSPLLLENTIAVSPGNDVQNSHQTNQNTARGGIILASVIASGLIGASIIVGFAINKSPLPIESSNNKNTSVSSSASQENQKTLLSKNPESSLPQFSAKTETKNQQLSDSSTLNNSIYFVADSAFPDLQTATKQSDNLQVKGYSQAGIFWIPDYPNLSGKPLYQVYANRFNDITNCINFLKTYGKVNSDSYCVLASKDANTSPNRVFFKEISNVSISNTSPRNTTNTNIKNYFWISQRRVTEADLVGKDGYELDIMRNTVFAVKGRRFDTPGLQEYFNQQPWYNPRYSPKQFPINLLSKFPYYPT from the coding sequence ATGTTATTAAATAACCGCTATCGAATATTAAGAACTTTGGGGAGTGGTGGATTTGGCGAAACTTATTTAGCTGAAGATACCCAAATGCCATCTCAACATCGTTGTGTAATAAAGCAGTTAAAACCGATTCAAAATAATACCCAAATTTATCAATTAGTCCAAGAGCGTTTCCAACGAGAAGCCGCAATTTTAGAACAACTTGGTTCTACATCTAATCAAATTCCTAGTTTATATGCTTATTTTCAATTTAATGATCAATTTTATTTAGTTCAGGAATTAATTGAGGGTGATACTGTTACAGAAAAAATTCAACAATATGGACTACTTACGGAGATTGCTGTTAGAGAAATATTACTATCTTTGTTACCTGTTTTGGAATATGTTCATTCAAAACGTATTATTCACCGTGATATTAAACCCGATAATATAATTTTGCGTCATCATGATGGGAAACCAGTGCTAATTGATTTTGGTGCTGTACGTGAATCAATGGGGACAGTAGTTAATTTACAAGGAAATCCCACTAGCTCAATTATAATTGGTACACCTGGATTTATGCCGAGTGAACAAGCATCTGGTAGACCAGTTTATTCCAGTGATTTGTATAGTTTAGGATTAACAGCGATTTATTTATTAACAGGCAAAATACCTCAAGAATTACCAACTGAACCAACTATGGGTAACATTTTGTGGCGACATTTTGCACCCCATTTGAATGTTGATTTTGGGGATATTTTAGATAAAGCTATAGCTTATCATCCTAGAGAACGCTTCACTGCTGCTAGAGATATGTTAGAAGCTTTGGAAACGCTCTCAAATCCCGTAGCACCTGCTTTTGTAGCAAAACCTACGGTTATTGCAGCACCATCTCCTTTATTACTTGAAAATACAATTGCAGTAAGTCCAGGTAATGACGTACAAAATTCTCATCAAACTAATCAAAATACCGCTAGAGGTGGAATAATTCTTGCTAGTGTAATTGCCAGTGGTTTAATTGGTGCTTCTATTATTGTTGGGTTTGCTATTAATAAATCACCCTTACCTATTGAATCATCAAATAATAAAAATACATCAGTATCTTCCTCTGCAAGTCAAGAAAATCAGAAAACATTATTATCTAAAAATCCCGAAAGTTCTTTACCTCAATTTTCTGCTAAAACAGAAACTAAAAATCAACAATTATCAGACTCATCTACACTAAATAATTCTATTTATTTTGTTGCTGATTCTGCTTTTCCAGATTTACAAACTGCAACCAAGCAATCTGACAATTTACAAGTAAAGGGTTATTCTCAAGCGGGAATATTCTGGATACCAGATTATCCTAATCTATCAGGTAAACCTTTATATCAAGTATATGCTAATCGGTTTAATGATATCACAAACTGCATCAACTTCTTAAAAACCTATGGGAAAGTTAATTCAGATTCTTATTGTGTACTTGCTAGTAAAGATGCAAATACATCACCTAATCGGGTATTTTTCAAAGAAATTTCTAATGTCTCCATCTCTAATACATCACCGAGAAATACCACGAATACAAATATCAAGAATTATTTTTGGATTTCTCAAAGACGAGTTACCGAAGCAGATTTAGTAGGTAAAGATGGTTATGAATTAGATATTATGCGAAATACAGTTTTTGCTGTTAAGGGTCGCAGGTTTGATACTCCTGGGTTACAAGAATATTTTAATCAACAGCCTTGGTATAATCCCCGATATTCACCAAAACAATTTCCCATTAATTTGCTATCAAAATTCCCATATTATCCTACTTAA